AGCCGAACATACGCCCCACCTTATTTTTAAGGAAGAAATTGATCCTAAAGTTGGTTTAATGCCTTTTCAGGCAAGAAAAGTTGCTTTTAATTTAGGACTATCTGGTGAGGCATTTAAACAAATGGTTAAATTTATTAGTAATTTATACAAGGCTTACGATAGCATAGATGCTTCTTTGTTTGAAATTAACCCAGTGCTTAAAACATCAGATAATAAAATAATTGCTGTTGATGCAAAAGTTAATTTGGATGAAAATGCACTTTTCCGTCACCCGGATATTGCCGCTATGCGTGATATAAAAGAAGAAGATGCTACAGAAGTGGAAGCAGGTGAGCATAATCTGAATTATGTAAAGCTTGATGGAAATGTAGGCTGCATGGTAAATGGAGCTGGGCTAGCAATGGCTACTATGGATATTATTAAATTATCAGGTGGTGATCCTGCAAATTTCCTTGATGTTGGTGGTACTGCTAATGCAGAACGTGTTGAAAAAGCTTTTAGAATAATTCTTAAAGATCCAAGCGTAAAAGCTATTTTAGTAAATATTTTTGGTGGTATTGTACGTTGCGACAGAGTTGCACAAGGTATAGTTGATGCCTACCGTAATATTGGAAAAATCCCGGTTCCTATTATAGTACGCTTACAAGGTACAAATGCAGTGGAAGCCAAAAAAATTATTGATGATTCTGGATTAGAAGTACATTCTGCAATTTTATTACAAGAAGCCGCAGATAAAGTTAAAGAAGTATTAAAAAACAATTAACCTTTTTTAAATTTCAAGAGTTATTTAATCACCTTGAAATTTAAAAACTTAAAAGTGTTTTATACAATTAAACTAATTTTAATTAAACTTTTATGCAAAAAATAACTTTCAGTAAAAATACTACCCCATTTTTTCCTACTCTTCAAAAGGCTGTAAATGATTACTTTAAAACCAACAACCTAAAGCCAACCGGGAATAAGAGTCTTTATGCAAAGACTCTTATTTTAATTCCTTCAGCCCTTGCATTATATATTACTCTGGTATTTTTTACACCGCCAGTTGCAATTTCTATTGCTCTTGCAGCTGTATTAGGCCTGATATCAGCAAGTATTGGTTTTAGCGTTATGCATGATGCATGCCATGGGAGCTATTCAACTAAAAAATGGGTGAATGAAATAATCGGCTTATCCTTAAATTGTCTTGGTGGAAATGCTTTTCTTTGGAAACAAAAACACAATGAAATTCATCATACTTATACGAACATTGATGGAGTAGATGAAGATATCGCTAAAATCCCCTTGTTGCGTCAATGTGCAACACAACCCTTTATGAAAATTCATAAAATGCAGCATATTTATATCTTTATGTTATATGGATTCTCTTCAATTATTTGGATTGCTTATATGGATTTTATTAAATATTTCCAGGGTAGAATTCTAAATACACAAATTAGGAATTTAGATACAAAAGAACATGTTATTTTTTGGACCAGTAAAGTTTTGTATGCTGTTGTTTATATTGCTATTCCAATTTACTTTGTTGGATGGTTGCCATGGTTAGTTGGTTTCTTTGCAATGCATTTTGTAATGGGTTTAATGCTAGGTATTGTTTTTCAGCTTGCTCACGTGGTTGAAATTACTCATTTTGAACATATTACTTCTGATTCACTTCATATTGAATCAGAATGGGCAATTCATCAAATTAACACCACTGCAAATTTTGCAAGGAAGAATAAAATTATAAACTGGTATGTGGGAGGTTTAAATTACCAGGTTGAACATCACTTGTTCCCTCGCGTTAGTCATGTTCATTACCCTGCTATAAGTAAAATTGTAGAAAGCGTTTGTAAAGATTTTAACGTTACTTACAATGATTTTCCCACAATGTGGTCAGCAATTGGTTCTCATTATAGATTTATGAGAGAACTTGGAAAACCCAATGCAATTCAACCACCCTTTGTAAAAAAAGCAGAAGAGCAATTAAGTTACGCCAGCTAAACTAAATAGTCAACCACTTTAGAAAAAAACACCTATACCTTTAAAAAGTGTAGGTGTTTTTTTTACTTTCTTTGTTTTAAAATCAAGTTTACATAAAACAGGCGCTCCATTTCAATAAGCATTTTTTTGACAGAATAATTGGTGTATCATAACGTTGCTGAATCAATTAAAATCTTGGTTTTTAATACCGCAGCTACGGACATGCTATCCGTTATTTCACCATTCATCACCATTTGAAAAAGTTCATCAAAGGGAATTTTTTTAACTTGCAGCTGCTCGGTTTCTTCAGGCTGAGCTTCTTCAAAACTGAGTTGTTGAGCGATAAAAATTACAGCATATTCATCTGAAACAGAATTACTAAGATGCATTTCCTGTATTTGAGTCCATTTTTTTGCTACAATGCCTGTTTCCTCGAGAAGCTCTCTTTTTGCTGATTCCAAAGGACTTATGCTAAGTTTTCCACCTCCCTCTGGTATTTCCCAGCTATATTTATTAATGGGATACCTGAATTGACCAACTATCCATGTGTTAAATTCATCATCAAGTGGAAGTATTCCTATTGCTATGTTTTTAAAATGTACTACTGAATATTCTCCATCATTTCCAGCAGGATTGACAATTTCATGTTTAGTAACATTTATCCAGGGGGAATCAAAAACAGGAGCAATTGATAAAGTTTTCCAGGGATTATCCAGCAATTTTTCTCTGTTCCCATTCTCTTGATTGAACTTATCTACTTTCATGATTTACTTTTTTATTGCATTTTTGATTTTAAATTTAATAATAATTTTCAAATATTAACATTAAATGCTGCCTGTTAAACTAATCCTTTTAAATTTGCCGTTTCAGATAGAAAAGTAGAAATGATTTTTAAAAAAGGAGATAAGGTCAGATTTTTAAATGAGACTGGTGAGGGAATAATCATGGGTTTTGGCAATAAATATGTTGCAATTGTTGAAATAGCTGATGGTTTTGAAATTCCATATCCAGTAAATGAACTGGTTAAAATGGGTTTTGAAGAGGTAAAGCAAGAAACAGTGGCAGAAAGGCCAAAGACGAAAATAGACATTAAGGGAGTAAAGAAAATATTTTTAGAGAAAGAGGAGAAAGGAATACGAAGGGATGTTTCAAAAAAGCATAGAAAAAACATTGAAGTTGTTGAGGAGATAGATCTTCATATTGAACAATTAATGGATAATTTCAGAGGAATGAGCAATGGCGAGATAATTCAGGTTCAGCTAAGCAGATTTGTTAACCATCTTGAGGCAGGGATAAAAAACAGGACCAATAAAATAGTATTTATTCATGGGGTTGGAAATGGCGTTTTAAAAGCAGGAATAAGAAATATTCTGGATGGATATTCCAATTTAGTTTACCATGATGCCTCCTATGCCAAATATGGATTTGGAGCTACAGAGGTAATTATCAAATATTAATAATAAATAAACTTTAATTTATTAAGGTTATACAATGATTTTGCAGGCCGTTCTATCGCTACGCAGCAATGCGGAGAGGAAAGTCCGGGCAACATAGAGCAACGCGCTTCCTAACGGGAAGGATTTGGGGTTAAACCTGAATACGGAAAGTGCCACAGAAAATAACCGTCTCGATTTATCGGGATAAGGGTGAAAATGTGAGGTAAGAGCTCACAACTTTGGTAGGTGACTACTAAGGGGGGTAAACCCTGCGTGTTGAAAGACCAAATAAGCCGGAGCATGTTCATTTATT
Above is a genomic segment from Bacteroidota bacterium containing:
- the sucC gene encoding ADP-forming succinate--CoA ligase subunit beta; the encoded protein is MNIHEYQGKTILKGFGVAIQEGIVADTPEQAVDAAKELQKQTGTGWWVIKAQIHAGGRGKGGGVKLAKSLDEIKQKATDMLGMQLVTPQTGPEGKKVHRILIAQDVYYPGENPTSEFYVSVLLNRETGRNIIMYSTEGGMDIEAVAEHTPHLIFKEEIDPKVGLMPFQARKVAFNLGLSGEAFKQMVKFISNLYKAYDSIDASLFEINPVLKTSDNKIIAVDAKVNLDENALFRHPDIAAMRDIKEEDATEVEAGEHNLNYVKLDGNVGCMVNGAGLAMATMDIIKLSGGDPANFLDVGGTANAERVEKAFRIILKDPSVKAILVNIFGGIVRCDRVAQGIVDAYRNIGKIPVPIIVRLQGTNAVEAKKIIDDSGLEVHSAILLQEAADKVKEVLKNN
- a CDS encoding acyl-CoA desaturase; the protein is MQKITFSKNTTPFFPTLQKAVNDYFKTNNLKPTGNKSLYAKTLILIPSALALYITLVFFTPPVAISIALAAVLGLISASIGFSVMHDACHGSYSTKKWVNEIIGLSLNCLGGNAFLWKQKHNEIHHTYTNIDGVDEDIAKIPLLRQCATQPFMKIHKMQHIYIFMLYGFSSIIWIAYMDFIKYFQGRILNTQIRNLDTKEHVIFWTSKVLYAVVYIAIPIYFVGWLPWLVGFFAMHFVMGLMLGIVFQLAHVVEITHFEHITSDSLHIESEWAIHQINTTANFARKNKIINWYVGGLNYQVEHHLFPRVSHVHYPAISKIVESVCKDFNVTYNDFPTMWSAIGSHYRFMRELGKPNAIQPPFVKKAEEQLSYAS
- a CDS encoding NUDIX hydrolase; its protein translation is MKVDKFNQENGNREKLLDNPWKTLSIAPVFDSPWINVTKHEIVNPAGNDGEYSVVHFKNIAIGILPLDDEFNTWIVGQFRYPINKYSWEIPEGGGKLSISPLESAKRELLEETGIVAKKWTQIQEMHLSNSVSDEYAVIFIAQQLSFEEAQPEETEQLQVKKIPFDELFQMVMNGEITDSMSVAAVLKTKILIDSATL
- a CDS encoding DNA mismatch repair protein MutS; translation: MIFKKGDKVRFLNETGEGIIMGFGNKYVAIVEIADGFEIPYPVNELVKMGFEEVKQETVAERPKTKIDIKGVKKIFLEKEEKGIRRDVSKKHRKNIEVVEEIDLHIEQLMDNFRGMSNGEIIQVQLSRFVNHLEAGIKNRTNKIVFIHGVGNGVLKAGIRNILDGYSNLVYHDASYAKYGFGATEVIIKY